In one Apostichopus japonicus isolate 1M-3 chromosome 18, ASM3797524v1, whole genome shotgun sequence genomic region, the following are encoded:
- the LOC139958491 gene encoding adenosine receptor A3-like: MENNSTTMATSITSEDSLQGQTSTPFRFDDPTHRLLVGLAFLLIAVIGVIGNSLLIFAVMLSRMLHTTTNIFVVNLAMSDLIGCLTLPLSTVIFVSQHAFSDSYCIVVSGVLYIMFPASVVNLMLIAINRYTLITKTQRTFDKIYTKRNISIMIIFSWLYVILVTFVPPAFGVGALGYSKRYQSCAISSENPLTVYYVALRSALIPVAGLVVTTMCYIKIFLFVCKATSDMKQRNISSSSLEQVRKRQVRVTKNLFLIVCCYVLCITPYRVVYYIPAARNLLPWGTVFFCVNSCINPIIYGLWHPNFNEILKHILKCQFNEIPQKSKLLSWVLKSGPGKRRAVITHKEPFPITTGS, from the coding sequence ATGGAGAACAATTCAACGACAATGGCAACCTCCATAACATCCGAGGATAGTCTGCAGGGCCAAACATCTACTCCATTTCGATTTGATGATCCTACACATCGGCTGCTGGTTGGACTAGCCTTCCTACTGATTGCTGTCATCGGTGTAATCGGCAACAGTCTCCTCATTTTCGCTGTCATGCTTTCGAGGATGTTGCACACGACCACTAATATTTTCGTCGTTAACTTGGCCATGTCTGATCTTATTGGTTGTTTAACGTTACCACTTTCGACTGTCATCTTTGTTAGCCAACATGCATTCTCCGACAGCTATTGTATAGTGGTTTCAGGGGTTCTGTACATAATGTTCCCGGCGAGTGTAGTTAACCTCATGTTGATTGCGATTAATCGCTACACATTGATCACAAAAACTCAAAGAACTTTTGATAAAATCTACACCAAAAGAAATATCTCGATAATGATTATATTCAGTTGGCTGTACGTTATATTAGTGACTTTTGTACCCCCTGCATTTGGAGTGGGTGCTCTCGGTTATTCCAAGAGATATCAATCGTGTGCCATTAGTTCGGAAAACCCTTTAACGGTTTACTACGTGGCTCTCAGGTCAGCTCTCATACCAGTTGCTGGTCTCGTCGTTACCACCATGtgttacattaaaatatttctctttgtttGTAAGGCTACTAGCGACATGAAGCAAAGAAACATTAGTTCAAGTTCATTGGAGCAAGTACGTAAACGACAAGTGCGAGTCACTAAGAATCTTTTCCTAATCGTGTGCTGTTATGTACTTTGCATAACTCCTTACCGGGTAGTATATTATATACCAGCTGCAAGAAATTTGCTTCCGTGGGGTACGGTTTTCTTTTGTGTAAACAGTTGTATAAACCCAATTATTTACGGACTTTGGCATCCTAATTTCAATGAgatattgaaacatattttgaaatgtcAATTCAATGAGATACCACAAAAGTCTAAACTTTTGAGTTGGGTGTTGAAATCTGGACCAGGAAAACGGAGAGCTGTAATAACGCACAAAGAACCTTTCCCTATTACCACAGGTAGCTAG